The Lutibacter profundi genome includes a region encoding these proteins:
- a CDS encoding S8 family serine peptidase, which yields MKIKLLLFFLFFSLVKLVAQVEDAWVYFSDKPSEVSFVSAPLTMLTQRALDRRTRYNIPIDFKDIPVEASYITQVQNTTGISVKAKSKWLNAIHVQGLQSDINNLLNLSFVAQIEYANKLLNTSGKEVVNKIITQKKKSLDFKSDFNYGNASNQIQMLKGDVLHQNNFTGEGIQIAVIDAGFPNVDNFTAFQRIRDNNQILGGYDFVNRSTNFYTGHYHGMAVLSTIAGYIDNEFIGTAPDAKFYLFISEDYLNETPLEESLWVEAAERADSLGVDVINTSLGYTTFDNSNYNHSYSDMDGQTTFISRGAEIAFSRGMIVVNAAGNEGSSSWKYISAPADATSVLSIGAVDALGVIASFSSFGPTPDGRIKPDICTQGANVYIINSSGVTATSNGTSFASPIATGVIACLWQAFPDKTNTEIIQLVKESSHLYASPTAQEGYGIPNFETVYNVLDIDMNETIEFTLFPNPTNSSINFKFPRNIEKIEVNIYNLLGKKVFQKNIQQNAPVVDVSYLSSGIYLVQIKGDNKIETLKLIKN from the coding sequence GTGAAAATAAAATTACTCTTATTTTTTTTATTTTTTTCACTGGTAAAATTAGTTGCTCAGGTAGAGGATGCTTGGGTTTATTTTAGTGATAAGCCCAGTGAAGTATCATTTGTTTCAGCACCTTTAACAATGCTCACACAGAGAGCTTTAGATAGAAGAACGCGATACAATATACCAATAGATTTTAAAGATATACCAGTTGAAGCATCTTACATTACCCAAGTTCAAAATACTACAGGTATTAGTGTAAAGGCAAAATCTAAATGGCTAAACGCCATACATGTACAAGGGCTTCAAAGTGACATTAATAATCTATTAAATTTAAGTTTTGTTGCACAAATTGAATATGCTAATAAATTATTAAATACTAGTGGTAAAGAAGTTGTAAACAAAATAATTACTCAAAAGAAAAAGAGTTTAGATTTTAAATCAGATTTTAATTATGGGAATGCATCCAATCAAATTCAGATGTTGAAAGGAGATGTGTTACATCAAAATAATTTTACAGGAGAAGGAATACAAATAGCCGTTATTGATGCTGGATTTCCTAATGTAGATAACTTTACTGCTTTTCAACGAATTCGTGATAATAATCAAATTTTAGGCGGATACGATTTTGTAAATAGAAGCACCAATTTTTATACAGGGCATTATCACGGTATGGCAGTACTTTCAACAATTGCTGGCTATATTGACAATGAATTTATAGGTACTGCACCTGATGCTAAATTTTATTTATTTATTTCAGAAGATTATTTAAATGAAACTCCACTTGAAGAAAGTTTGTGGGTTGAAGCTGCAGAAAGAGCTGATAGTTTGGGTGTTGATGTTATAAATACGTCATTAGGATATACAACTTTTGACAATTCGAATTATAATCATTCATATAGCGATATGGATGGGCAAACTACTTTTATTTCTAGAGGAGCAGAAATTGCTTTTTCACGTGGAATGATTGTAGTAAACGCTGCGGGTAATGAGGGAAGTAGTTCATGGAAATATATTAGTGCACCTGCTGATGCCACTTCGGTTTTAAGTATTGGAGCCGTAGATGCTTTAGGTGTAATTGCTAGTTTTAGTTCATTTGGGCCAACACCTGATGGTAGAATAAAACCTGATATTTGTACTCAAGGAGCCAATGTTTATATAATAAATTCTTCAGGTGTTACTGCTACCTCTAACGGAACGTCTTTTGCTTCTCCAATAGCAACCGGAGTTATTGCTTGTTTATGGCAGGCATTTCCAGATAAGACAAATACTGAAATAATTCAGCTTGTTAAAGAATCATCACATTTATATGCAAGCCCTACCGCTCAGGAGGGATATGGTATTCCAAATTTCGAAACAGTATATAATGTTCTTGATATTGATATGAATGAAACTATAGAGTTTACATTGTTTCCCAATCCAACAAATAGTAGCATCAATTTTAAATTTCCAAGAAATATTGAAAAAATTGAAGTTAATATATATAATTTATTAGGGAAAAAAGTATTTCAAAAAAATATTCAACAAAATGCTCCTGTGGTTGATGTGTCTTATTTATCTAGTGGTATTTACCTAGTTCAAATAAAGGGAGATAACAAAATAGAAACACTAAAATTGATAAAAAATTAA
- a CDS encoding NAD(P)H-dependent flavin oxidoreductase gives MTNRITKLFDIKFPIIQGGMIWNSGWKLASAVSNAGGLGLIGAGSMYPEILKEHIQKCKKATNKPFGVNVPMLYPNIEEIMQIIIDEGVEIVFTSAGNPKTWTSFLKEKGIIVVHVVSSVKFAVKSELAGVDAVVAEGFEAGGHNGREETTTFTLIPMVKEKLKIPVIAAGGIATGRGMLAAMVLGADGVQIGSRFVASNEASSHINFKEEVVKTQDGDTQLTLKELAPVRLIKNQFYNELHDLYQQNPTVEQLKEKLGRARAKKGMFEGDIKNGELEIGQVAGLIHEIKPVSVIVQEIVNEFNEVSSSFSSKFIF, from the coding sequence ATGACAAATCGTATTACGAAACTTTTTGATATTAAATTTCCAATCATTCAAGGAGGAATGATTTGGAATAGTGGTTGGAAACTTGCTTCTGCAGTAAGTAATGCAGGTGGTTTAGGATTAATTGGAGCAGGGTCTATGTATCCTGAGATTTTAAAAGAGCATATTCAAAAGTGCAAAAAAGCAACCAATAAACCTTTTGGAGTTAATGTTCCAATGCTATACCCTAACATTGAGGAAATTATGCAAATTATTATTGATGAAGGAGTTGAAATTGTATTTACTTCAGCAGGAAATCCAAAAACATGGACTTCTTTTTTAAAAGAAAAAGGTATTATTGTTGTACATGTAGTAAGTAGTGTAAAATTTGCTGTAAAATCTGAATTAGCCGGTGTTGATGCAGTTGTTGCTGAAGGTTTTGAAGCCGGTGGGCATAACGGGCGAGAAGAAACCACTACGTTCACATTAATTCCTATGGTAAAAGAGAAACTAAAAATTCCTGTGATTGCAGCAGGTGGTATTGCAACCGGAAGAGGTATGTTGGCTGCTATGGTTTTAGGTGCTGATGGAGTTCAAATAGGAAGTAGATTTGTTGCAAGTAATGAGGCATCTTCTCATATTAATTTTAAAGAAGAAGTTGTTAAAACCCAAGATGGTGATACACAATTAACATTGAAAGAATTAGCACCTGTTAGATTGATTAAAAATCAATTTTACAATGAATTACATGATTTATATCAACAAAACCCAACTGTTGAACAGTTGAAAGAAAAGTTGGGAAGAGCAAGAGCTAAAAAAGGAATGTTTGAGGGAGATATAAAAAATGGTGAACTTGAAATTGGACAGGTTGCAGGGTTAATTCACGAAATTAAACCAGTAAGTGTAATTGTACAAGAAATTGTGAATGAATTTAACGAAGTAAGTTCTTCATTTTCTTCAAAATTTATTTTTTAG
- a CDS encoding DUF1456 family protein, with product MGLTNNDIFKKLRVALKLRDDDIVKICALVDFKISKSELGAFFRKEDHPKYMECGDQILRNFLNGLVIHLRGPMPKKEDKQLPAKK from the coding sequence ATGGGATTAACAAATAATGATATTTTTAAAAAATTACGTGTTGCACTAAAATTACGAGATGATGATATTGTAAAAATATGTGCTTTGGTAGATTTTAAAATTTCTAAAAGTGAGCTAGGAGCTTTTTTTAGAAAGGAAGACCACCCAAAATATATGGAATGTGGAGATCAAATATTACGAAATTTTTTAAACGGATTGGTAATACATTTACGTGGTCCAATGCCAAAAAAAGAAGATAAACAACTTCCTGCTAAAAAATAA
- a CDS encoding sterol desaturase family protein — protein MNFTNPLVYGVPFFLALILLEYTYSKSHNNKKLYHLKDLGSSLFMGVGSAIIAPLIKTISAIVIFNFIFEIFNPEINGVRTNIMGWESFGYAWYIWIACQILDDFTYYWFHRQNHMVRFLWAAHIVHHSSDNYNLGTAVRNGWFTILYKPLFYMWIPALGFRPEMVVVCLGIEALWQFQLHTKYIPKMGFIEKIFNTHTMHQVHHAKNVEYMDKNHGGFLNIFDKIFGSWKELDETVAIEYGVTHAPDSYNPWVILTHEYKDIWNDTKKSKNWYHKFMYIFGPPGWSHDNSTQTVKQMQLALKK, from the coding sequence ATGAATTTTACAAACCCTTTAGTGTACGGAGTACCTTTCTTCTTAGCGCTTATTTTACTTGAATATACCTATAGTAAAAGTCACAATAATAAAAAACTATATCATTTGAAAGACTTAGGCTCAAGTCTATTTATGGGTGTTGGCTCTGCTATAATTGCTCCACTAATTAAAACTATTTCAGCAATTGTTATATTTAATTTTATTTTTGAAATATTTAATCCAGAAATTAATGGTGTAAGAACAAATATTATGGGATGGGAATCTTTCGGCTATGCTTGGTATATTTGGATAGCTTGTCAAATTTTAGATGATTTTACCTATTATTGGTTCCATAGACAGAATCATATGGTACGCTTTTTATGGGCTGCTCATATTGTTCATCATTCATCCGATAATTATAATTTAGGTACTGCTGTTAGAAATGGTTGGTTTACAATTTTATATAAACCTTTGTTTTATATGTGGATTCCTGCATTAGGTTTTAGACCTGAAATGGTTGTTGTATGTTTAGGTATAGAAGCTTTATGGCAATTTCAACTACATACAAAGTATATTCCAAAAATGGGATTCATTGAAAAAATATTTAATACACACACAATGCATCAAGTTCATCACGCAAAAAATGTGGAGTATATGGATAAGAACCATGGCGGTTTTTTGAATATTTTCGATAAAATATTTGGTTCTTGGAAAGAATTAGATGAAACAGTTGCTATAGAATATGGTGTTACTCACGCCCCAGATTCATATAACCCTTGGGTAATACTAACACATGAATACAAAGATATTTGGAATGACACTAAAAAATCAAAAAATTGGTATCATAAATTTATGTATATTTTTGGCCCTCCTGGCTGGAGTCATGATAATAGTACACAAACAGTAAAACAAATGCAGTTAGCATTGAAAAAATAG
- a CDS encoding sulfite exporter TauE/SafE family protein translates to MKMTLTTIIILSIIGLLAGILSGLVGIGGGIIMVPLFILFLGLTQHNAQGLSLAVMLPPVTFFAVYNYHTAGEGGNIDWRIALLVAVLFMIGGFLGSKIALQIDQRMLKKIFGVMMLIVAIKLIFTK, encoded by the coding sequence ATGAAAATGACGTTAACAACAATTATTATTTTAAGTATCATAGGTTTATTAGCAGGAATTTTAAGTGGATTGGTAGGCATTGGTGGTGGAATTATTATGGTTCCCCTATTTATTTTGTTTTTAGGTTTAACACAGCATAATGCGCAAGGATTAAGTTTAGCCGTTATGCTGCCTCCTGTTACTTTTTTTGCCGTTTACAACTATCATACTGCTGGTGAAGGCGGAAATATAGATTGGAGAATAGCTTTACTTGTGGCTGTTTTATTTATGATTGGTGGTTTTTTAGGTTCAAAAATTGCGCTACAAATTGACCAAAGGATGTTAAAAAAGATTTTTGGTGTTATGATGTTAATTGTAGCCATTAAATTAATATTTACAAAATAG
- a CDS encoding lytic transglycosylase domain-containing protein has translation MNNLVKILGLVAIIMISSLLIFARETKTIKESNKINESDKNTSETYQIRALKVPLNLEFAGEHVPIEKADIKERIDRELLVNTYWQSNGLLLFKRTHKYFPIIEPILAKNGIPNDFKYLAVIESGLQNVTSPAGAKGFWQIMKGTGRENGLEINENIDERYHLEKATQAACDYLKKAKERFGSWTMAAAAYNAGIRGVAKKIEAQKVTDYYDLLLGEETQRYVPRMVALKEILTNPTKYGFLFDTEDLYKLTPTKIIEVDTVISNIAVFSKKLGINYKVLKLHNPWLRENKLNNKSRKLYQLKIPIEN, from the coding sequence ATGAATAATTTAGTTAAAATTTTAGGTTTAGTTGCCATTATAATGATAAGTTCATTATTAATTTTTGCAAGAGAAACAAAAACGATAAAAGAAAGCAACAAAATAAATGAAAGTGACAAAAACACTAGTGAAACTTATCAAATTAGAGCCTTAAAAGTACCCTTAAATCTTGAATTTGCAGGAGAACATGTACCTATAGAAAAAGCTGATATTAAAGAACGTATTGACCGAGAATTATTGGTAAATACCTATTGGCAATCTAATGGATTACTCCTTTTTAAAAGAACTCACAAATACTTTCCTATTATTGAACCTATTTTAGCAAAAAATGGTATTCCAAATGACTTTAAATATTTAGCCGTTATAGAAAGTGGATTACAAAATGTAACTTCTCCTGCTGGTGCCAAAGGATTTTGGCAAATTATGAAAGGTACTGGTAGAGAAAACGGATTAGAAATTAATGAGAATATTGATGAACGTTACCATTTAGAAAAAGCAACACAAGCAGCTTGTGATTATCTAAAAAAAGCCAAAGAGCGTTTTGGAAGTTGGACAATGGCCGCTGCGGCCTACAATGCTGGAATAAGAGGTGTCGCTAAAAAAATTGAAGCACAAAAAGTGACTGATTATTACGATTTACTTCTGGGAGAAGAAACACAACGTTATGTTCCTAGAATGGTTGCTTTAAAAGAAATATTAACAAACCCTACAAAATATGGTTTCCTTTTTGATACAGAGGATTTGTATAAACTAACTCCTACAAAAATTATTGAAGTTGATACTGTAATTTCTAATATTGCTGTTTTTTCTAAAAAATTAGGAATCAATTATAAAGTTTTAAAACTACACAACCCTTGGTTACGTGAAAATAAATTAAATAATAAATCAAGAAAATTGTATCAACTAAAAATTCCTATTGAAAACTAA
- a CDS encoding alpha/beta hydrolase, producing MKKTKIHIYFVPGLAASSKIFEFLKFSETDFELHFLEWLIPLSEHESIQDYAKRMTDSITNSNPVIVGVSFGGIIAQEMSKHLNPKKVIIISSVKTSNELPKRLKIIQKTKAYKLFPTKVITNIEEFTIYAFGKKAKTKVELYKKYLSVRNSNYLNWAIYNVLHWNQTKPIENLLHIHGTNDNIFPIKHIKNCVEIKNGTHVMILNKAKIISKIIADSLLLLK from the coding sequence ATGAAAAAAACTAAAATTCATATTTATTTTGTTCCAGGTTTAGCTGCAAGCTCTAAAATTTTTGAGTTTTTAAAATTCTCTGAAACTGACTTTGAACTCCATTTTTTGGAATGGTTAATTCCACTCTCAGAACATGAATCTATACAAGATTATGCTAAAAGAATGACAGACTCAATAACCAACAGTAATCCTGTTATTGTAGGTGTTTCTTTTGGAGGTATTATTGCACAAGAAATGAGTAAGCATTTAAATCCTAAAAAAGTAATTATTATTTCAAGTGTTAAAACTTCAAATGAATTGCCTAAAAGATTAAAAATTATTCAAAAAACGAAGGCATACAAACTATTTCCAACAAAAGTAATTACAAATATTGAAGAATTTACAATATATGCTTTTGGTAAAAAAGCAAAAACTAAAGTTGAACTCTATAAAAAATACTTATCTGTTAGAAATAGTAATTACTTGAATTGGGCCATTTACAATGTTTTGCATTGGAACCAAACTAAACCCATAGAGAATTTACTACATATTCATGGTACTAACGACAATATTTTCCCCATCAAACATATTAAAAATTGTGTTGAAATCAAAAATGGTACTCATGTTATGATACTTAACAAAGCAAAAATAATTAGTAAAATAATTGCTGATTCTCTTTTGCTGTTAAAATAG
- the mtaB gene encoding tRNA (N(6)-L-threonylcarbamoyladenosine(37)-C(2))-methylthiotransferase MtaB has product MSAQKKVAFYTLGCKLNFSETSTIARNFQSEGFNRVEFDEKADIYVINTCSVTDNADKRFKTIVRSALKQNENAFLIAIGCYAQLKPEELAAVDGVDMVLGATEKFKVTDYINDLSKNEMGEVHSCEIEEADFYVGSYSVGDRTRAFLKVQDGCDYKCTYCTIPLARGISRSDTLENVLKNAKEISEKGIKEIVLTGVNIGDYGKGEFGNKKHEHTFFELVQALDKVKGIHRLRISSIEPNLLTNKTINFVAQSNSFVPHFHIPLQSGSNKLLKKMKRRYLRETYDNRVETIKKVMPNACIGVDVIIGFPGETDELFLETYNYLNELDISYLHVFTYSERPNTEAVEMAEIVPQKVRNKRSKMLRGLSVKKRRAFYESQLGNKLTVLFENENKEGFIHGFTENYVKVKTPWNPALVNTLQHIKLTEIDEDGIVRFNWIDVPTYA; this is encoded by the coding sequence ATGAGCGCACAAAAAAAAGTTGCATTTTACACATTGGGATGTAAATTAAATTTTTCAGAAACTTCAACCATTGCTCGAAACTTTCAGAGCGAAGGGTTTAATCGTGTTGAATTTGATGAAAAGGCCGATATTTATGTTATAAATACATGTTCAGTAACTGACAATGCGGACAAACGTTTTAAAACAATTGTAAGGTCAGCTTTAAAACAAAATGAAAACGCATTTTTAATTGCTATAGGCTGTTATGCTCAATTAAAACCTGAAGAATTAGCAGCTGTTGACGGTGTAGATATGGTGTTAGGAGCCACAGAAAAATTTAAGGTAACTGATTATATAAATGACCTCTCAAAAAATGAGATGGGTGAAGTTCACTCATGTGAAATTGAAGAAGCTGATTTTTACGTTGGGTCTTACTCTGTTGGAGATAGAACACGCGCTTTTTTAAAAGTTCAAGATGGATGCGATTATAAATGTACATACTGTACAATTCCATTAGCTAGAGGTATTTCACGTAGTGATACTTTAGAGAATGTTCTAAAAAATGCCAAAGAAATTTCAGAAAAAGGTATTAAAGAAATTGTACTAACAGGTGTAAACATAGGAGATTATGGCAAGGGTGAGTTTGGAAATAAAAAACACGAACATACCTTTTTTGAGTTAGTACAAGCGTTAGATAAGGTTAAGGGCATTCATCGGTTACGAATTTCTTCCATAGAACCAAATTTACTTACTAACAAAACTATAAATTTTGTTGCACAATCTAATAGTTTTGTCCCTCATTTTCATATCCCTTTACAAAGTGGTAGCAATAAATTATTAAAGAAAATGAAGCGTCGTTATCTAAGAGAAACTTATGATAACAGGGTTGAAACTATTAAAAAAGTAATGCCTAACGCATGTATAGGTGTTGATGTAATCATTGGGTTTCCGGGTGAAACAGACGAACTTTTTTTAGAAACCTATAATTACCTTAACGAGTTGGATATTTCGTATTTACATGTTTTTACCTATTCAGAAAGACCAAATACTGAGGCTGTTGAAATGGCTGAAATTGTTCCTCAAAAAGTTAGAAATAAACGCAGTAAAATGTTGCGTGGTTTATCCGTAAAAAAACGTAGAGCTTTTTATGAAAGTCAGTTAGGAAATAAATTAACAGTGCTGTTTGAAAACGAAAATAAAGAAGGGTTTATTCATGGGTTTACAGAAAATTATGTGAAGGTAAAAACCCCTTGGAATCCAGCCTTGGTAAATACACTTCAACATATAAAGTTAACTGAAATTGATGAAGATGGAATTGTTCGTTTTAACTGGATAGACGTTCCTACTTATGCTTAA
- a CDS encoding antibiotic biosynthesis monooxygenase family protein, with protein sequence MIANTPKPPYYAVIFSSIRAKEDVSYSEISDKMIELAQQQEGFLGMESAKNEIGITVSYWDSLEAIKNWKMNVDHAEAREKGRSIWYEKFKVRISKVERDYGFDSFSLKK encoded by the coding sequence ATGATTGCAAATACGCCAAAACCACCTTATTATGCTGTAATATTTTCGTCAATTAGAGCTAAGGAAGATGTGAGTTATAGCGAAATATCAGATAAAATGATTGAATTAGCCCAACAACAGGAAGGTTTTTTAGGAATGGAATCTGCTAAAAATGAAATAGGGATAACTGTTTCTTACTGGGATAGTTTAGAAGCAATTAAAAATTGGAAAATGAATGTTGACCACGCAGAAGCAAGAGAAAAGGGGAGAAGTATTTGGTATGAAAAATTTAAGGTTAGAATAAGTAAAGTAGAACGAGATTACGGGTTTGACAGCTTTAGTCTAAAGAAATAG
- a CDS encoding S9 family peptidase: MKKIIPFLFLFAYFLGFSQQKELTLENAVLGFYKGLYPKTLNNLHWVNNANTYVFQENNKFIFTNAKSNKITATISLKQLQKEYPTLKRLPRLQEVSTTTLTFRNENTIELFNYLNNSKETPVLFEKEAKNAEYNPKAKAIAYTLDNNLYIETASSSKIAVTSINDKNIVSGQAIHRSEFGIVKGTFWSPKGNLLAFYQKDESNVTNYPLVDITTYPASLNNIKYPMAGQGSEKAKIGIFNLKTSKTIYLDIDTSDEHYLTNLSWTPDEKYVLVAEINRAQNHVWYNSYNAETGKKTTTLFEETNEKWTEPEHDAVFLPNSTTNFLWLSERDGFMNLYQYTTEGKLEKQVTNFKWVVTGILGFDKNGKNVFITGTGVDPREHHTFKVNLKTGKYTRITEQEGTHTTQLSFDGNYLINSYSNINIPRNIEIANTKNGKITVIFSAKNPLKGYKLGTTNFITLKADDGTNLYAKITKPADFDASKKYPVLIYVYGGPHAQLVTNSWLAGSSLWMPAFATLENYIVFTLDNRGSANRGFAFESIIHRHLGDIEIEDQLTGINYLKSLDYVDSNRIAINGWSYGGFMTTSLMLRNPGVFTTAVAGGPVTDWKYYEVMYGERYMDTPQENPEGYKKARVHNYIKNLDGKLLLIIGSVDPTVVPQHSMTLLQEAVKNKVQLDFFTYPMHKHNVRGVDRVHLVKKMLDYIVENNN, encoded by the coding sequence ATGAAAAAAATAATACCATTTCTATTTTTATTTGCATACTTCTTAGGTTTCTCTCAACAAAAAGAATTAACTCTTGAAAATGCTGTTTTAGGTTTCTACAAAGGCTTGTATCCTAAAACATTAAACAATTTACATTGGGTTAACAACGCTAACACTTATGTATTTCAAGAAAATAATAAATTCATTTTTACAAATGCAAAATCGAATAAAATTACTGCTACTATTTCTTTAAAACAACTTCAAAAAGAATACCCAACATTAAAGCGTCTTCCTCGTTTACAAGAAGTTTCAACCACAACACTTACATTTAGAAATGAAAATACTATTGAATTATTTAATTACTTAAATAATTCAAAAGAAACACCTGTTCTTTTTGAAAAAGAGGCTAAAAATGCTGAATACAACCCAAAAGCCAAGGCAATTGCCTATACGTTAGACAATAATTTATATATAGAAACTGCTTCATCATCAAAAATTGCAGTAACTTCAATAAATGATAAAAATATAGTTTCAGGACAAGCAATTCACAGAAGTGAATTTGGTATCGTAAAAGGCACCTTTTGGAGCCCGAAAGGTAATTTGTTAGCCTTTTATCAAAAAGATGAAAGTAATGTCACTAACTATCCTTTAGTTGATATTACTACTTACCCTGCTTCATTAAATAATATTAAATACCCAATGGCAGGACAAGGGAGTGAAAAAGCTAAAATTGGTATTTTCAACCTAAAAACATCTAAAACTATTTATCTTGATATTGACACTTCTGATGAACATTATTTAACCAATTTATCGTGGACTCCTGATGAAAAATATGTGCTCGTTGCCGAAATAAACAGAGCTCAGAACCATGTATGGTATAATAGTTACAACGCTGAAACAGGAAAAAAAACAACTACTTTATTTGAAGAAACAAATGAAAAGTGGACTGAACCTGAGCACGACGCCGTATTTTTACCCAATAGCACCACTAATTTTCTATGGCTTAGTGAACGTGATGGTTTTATGAATTTATACCAATACACTACCGAAGGCAAACTAGAAAAACAAGTTACCAACTTTAAATGGGTAGTTACGGGTATTTTAGGGTTTGATAAAAATGGGAAAAATGTATTTATAACAGGTACAGGTGTTGACCCAAGAGAACATCACACATTCAAAGTAAACTTAAAAACAGGTAAATACACTCGCATAACTGAACAAGAAGGCACACACACAACGCAACTTAGTTTTGATGGAAATTACCTAATTAATTCATACAGCAATATTAATATCCCTCGTAATATTGAAATTGCAAACACCAAAAATGGTAAAATAACTGTTATTTTTTCTGCTAAAAACCCACTAAAAGGTTACAAACTAGGAACAACTAATTTTATAACCTTAAAAGCTGATGATGGAACCAATTTATACGCAAAAATAACAAAACCTGCAGATTTTGATGCTTCAAAAAAATACCCAGTTTTGATATACGTTTACGGTGGACCACACGCTCAACTAGTTACTAATTCTTGGCTTGCTGGTTCTAGCTTATGGATGCCTGCGTTTGCTACATTAGAAAACTATATTGTGTTTACACTCGATAACAGAGGCTCTGCTAATAGAGGATTTGCCTTTGAAAGTATTATTCACCGACATTTAGGAGATATTGAAATTGAAGATCAGTTAACAGGAATCAACTATTTGAAATCGTTAGATTATGTTGATAGTAATAGAATTGCTATAAACGGATGGAGTTATGGTGGGTTTATGACCACAAGCCTAATGTTACGCAATCCAGGAGTATTTACAACTGCTGTTGCTGGAGGTCCTGTTACAGATTGGAAATATTATGAAGTAATGTATGGTGAACGTTATATGGATACTCCACAAGAAAATCCTGAAGGTTATAAAAAAGCAAGAGTGCATAATTATATCAAAAATTTGGATGGAAAATTATTACTTATTATTGGAAGTGTTGATCCAACTGTTGTGCCACAACACAGCATGACTTTATTACAAGAAGCTGTAAAAAATAAAGTACAACTAGACTTTTTTACTTATCCAATGCACAAACACAATGTTCGTGGAGTTGATAGAGTTCATTTAGTTAAAAAAATGCTAGATTATATTGTTGAAAACAATAACTAA
- a CDS encoding endonuclease/exonuclease/phosphatase family protein: MSYNVRMFNLYNWIEKKDVDQNIYDFINTKNPDILCIQEFNPTVKLGFEYSFKYIKVSSKNNRFGHAIFSKYKIIDAGSLDFSNSSNNAIFADIVINKDTVRIYNIHLESLKISPTEDYFNQEKSKKFKIRVEEAFKKQANQTNLIMQHEKKTRYKSITCGDFNNTAFSWVYHQLKKGKNDAFEVAGSGFGKTFDYKYFPFRIDFILASKQIKVNNFKTFNVKYSDHFPIMARLNFNTQSDNNQ, from the coding sequence ATGAGTTATAACGTTAGAATGTTTAACCTTTATAACTGGATTGAAAAAAAGGATGTTGATCAAAACATTTACGATTTTATAAATACTAAAAATCCTGATATTTTATGTATCCAAGAATTTAACCCTACTGTAAAATTAGGATTTGAATACTCTTTCAAATACATTAAAGTAAGTAGTAAAAACAATCGTTTTGGACATGCCATTTTTTCTAAATATAAAATAATTGATGCCGGTTCATTAGATTTCTCAAATAGTAGTAATAATGCCATTTTTGCTGATATAGTTATAAATAAAGACACAGTTAGAATCTATAATATTCACCTTGAATCATTAAAAATTAGTCCTACAGAAGATTATTTTAATCAGGAAAAATCTAAAAAATTTAAAATTAGGGTTGAAGAAGCTTTCAAAAAACAGGCAAATCAAACTAACTTGATAATGCAGCATGAAAAAAAAACAAGGTATAAATCAATTACATGTGGAGATTTTAACAATACTGCATTTTCTTGGGTTTACCATCAACTAAAAAAAGGTAAAAACGATGCTTTTGAAGTTGCTGGCAGTGGTTTTGGAAAAACTTTTGATTATAAATATTTTCCTTTTCGTATCGATTTTATTTTAGCCAGTAAACAAATTAAAGTCAATAATTTTAAAACATTTAATGTTAAATATTCCGATCATTTTCCAATTATGGCTCGGTTGAACTTTAATACCCAAAGTGATAATAATCAGTGA